Proteins encoded by one window of Lathyrus oleraceus cultivar Zhongwan6 chromosome 1, CAAS_Psat_ZW6_1.0, whole genome shotgun sequence:
- the LOC127134909 gene encoding hypothetical protein At1g04090 — MDNCFSTCFVVNLFKRNQSRSRPVDTIFKLPTVSTNWPQGSGFASGIIDLGGIQVSQVSTFNKIWATYDGGPDNQGATVFEPTGIPQGFSMLGSYSQPNNKPLFGYVLVAKDVSATSTSTTTNSTLRKPIDYTLVFNTSSLKVTQDSTCYIWLPIAPDGYKALGHVVTTTQDKPPLDKIKCVRSDLTDQCESSSWIWGSNDVNFYDVRPIDRGTQAPGVSVGTFVAQNGDETSPPSISCLKNLNSISKIMPNLLQINSILQVYSPLMYIHPDEEYLPSSVNWFFSNGALLYKKDEESNPVPIAQNGINLPQDPNNDGTYWLDLPADDGNKDRVKKGNLQSAESYVHVKPMLGGTFTDIAMWIFYPFNGPGRAKVKFIDIKLGKIGEHVGDWEHVTLRVSNLDGKLWKIYFSQHSKGEWVDSSQLEFQTDNNKRPVFYSSLHGHASYPHEGLVLQGKSGIGIRNDSAKSSMIMDLGKFVLVSAEYLEPFVVEPSWLKYFREWGPKIDYDLDEELRKVEKILPWKLKDVFENIIRSLPKEVLGEEGPTGPKVKSNWSGDEV, encoded by the exons ATGGATAACTGTTTTTCCACATGTTTTGTAGTGAATCTCTTCAAGAGAAACCAATCGCGATCGCGCCCGGTTGACACCATATTCAAGCTTCCAACTGTTTCAACTAATTGGCCACAAG GTAGTGGTTTTGCAAGTGGAATCATTGATCTTGGTGGGATACAAGTATCTCAAGTATCAACATTTAACAAAATTTGGGCTACCTATGATGGTGGACCAGATAATCAAGGTGCAACTGTTTTTGAACCAACAGGAATACCTCAAGGATTCTCTATGTTAGGTAGCTACTCCCAACCTAACAACAAGCCTCTTTTCGGATATGTTCTTGTTGCAAAGGATGTCTCTGCGACTTCGACTTCGACTACAACCAATAGTACTTTAAGGAAACCAATTGATTATACACTTGTATTCAACACTTCATCTCTTAAGGTTACTCAAGATAGCACATGTTATATTTGGCTACCAATAGCGCCTGATGGATACAAAGCTTTAGGCCATGTTGTCACCACTACACAAGATAAACCTCCCCTTGACAAAATCAAGTGTGTTAGATCAGATTTAACTGACCAATGCGAGTCTTCTTCGTGGATTTGGGGATCAAACGACGTCAATTTCTACGACGTTAGACCAATCGATAGAGGAACTCAAGCGCCTGGTGTAAGCGTTGGGACTTTCGTTGCACAGAATGGTGATGAAACTAGCCCTCCATCAATTTCTTGTTTGAAGAATCTCAATTCCATTTCAAAAATCATGCCGAATCTGCTACAAATTAACTCAATTCTCCAAGTTTACTCTCCATTGATGTACATACATCCTGATGAAGAATACTTACCTTCGTCGGTAAATTGGTTTTTCTCCAATGGAGCATTACTATACAAGAAAGACGAAGAATCAAATCCCGTTCCAATAGCGCAAAACGGAATTAACCTTCCTCAGGATCCTAACAATGATGGTACCTATTGGCTCGACCTACCGGCCGATGATGGAAACAAAGATAGAGTCAAAAAAGGAAATTTACAAAGTGCAGAATCTTATGTACATGTGAAACCAATGCTTGGAGGAACCTTCACTGATATTGCCATGTGGATTTTTTACCCTTTCAATGGACCTGGAAGAGCAAAAGTAAAGTTTATAGATATTAAATTAGGGAAAATAGGTGAACATGTTGGTGATTGGGAGCATGTGACATTAAGGGTAAGTAACTTGGATGGCAAGTTATGGAAAATTTACTTCTCACAACACAGTAAAGGTGAATGGGTTGATTCATCTCAGCTTGAGTTTCAAACTGATAACAATAAGAGACCAGTTTTTTACTCTTCATTGCATGGTCATGCTTCATATCCACATGAAGGACTAGTTCTACAAGGGAAAAGTGGAATAGGGATTAGAAATGATAGTGCTAAGAGTAGCATGATTATGGATTTGGGAAAATTTGTATTGGTTTCTGCTGAGTATTTGGAGCCTTTTGTTGTAGAGCCATCTTGGTTGAAATATTTTAGGGAATGGGGTCCAAAAATTGATTATGACTTAGATGAGGAGTTGAGGAAGGTGGAGAAGATATTGCCATGGAAGCTtaaagatgtttttgaaaatatTATTAGGAGTTTGCCAAAAGAAGTGTTGGGAGAAGAAGGACCAACAGGTCCAAAGGTGAAGAGTAATTGGAGTGGTGATGAAGTTTGA